Below is a window of Flavobacterium cyclinae DNA.
TTGTAATTGATGTTTTAGAAAAATATATTGAATATTATAATAAAACTTTTGGATTAGGCTTAACAATTATTAAAGAAATTGCAGAAAACTAATAGACAAAAACTAATTACAACATAAATAATGACACTTTCAATCGAAACTCCCGCTTTATTATTTTCAGCAACTTCACTAATTCTTTTAGCTTATACGAATCGATTTTTAACAATTGCCCAAATTGTTCGCGGTTTAAAGAAAAACTACGACGACAATCATAATAAAAATATACTTTTAGAAATCAAAAACCTAAACTTACGACTCACACTCATTCGATACATGCAACTTTTTGGCGTTATGTGCTTATTCTTGTCGGTTTTTGCTATGTTACTATTGTATATTGGTCAAGATTCTATTGGAATATATCTTTTTGGAGCTAGTTTGTTAAGTTTATTAATTTCTTTAGGCATTTCGTTTTGGGAAATTAGTATTTCTGTTAATGCTTTACGAGTGCATTTAAAAGATTTATCTGATGATATTGAATAATTAATTTTTAAAATTTAAACCTTTTGAATTCTATATAGTCTAATCTATAAACTTAAAAAAAATAGCATATGAAAAAAATGAATTTTTATATTATCGGAACTATTTTGCTAACATTAATTTCTTGCAGTAAAGAAGATATTGTTGTTGATCGCGAATTAGTAAGTGCATACGCAGAAATTGAATTTAGTAGTGATGTAGATTTCAATTCAGGCATTGAAGCTTCTAGTGATAATGGCTCATTTTCGAGCCGAACAAATTCCGCATCAAATTCTGAATTAACTTCATGCGCTACAGTAACTGTAGACAATGCTACACCCGGAGTTTTCCCTAAAACATTCACAATTGATTTTGGATCTGGTTGTATTTCAAATGGGATTTTGAGATCTGGAAGCATTACGGTTACCATATCAAATTATATTATGAGCACAGGAAGTATTACTACAATTGTAAGAGGTGATAATTATTATATCAATAATAAAAAAGTTGAAGGTACAATCGTATATGAAAACACGACTACTGATGTAAATTATCCGCAATGGAATAGAACGATTACAAATGGAAAAACAACTACTACCTCTGGAGATGTTTATACTCATTCTGGTACTCGAACTGTAAAACAAATTGCAGGTGTTACTACTTTAGCATTACTCGATAATGTATACGAAATAACAACTGGAAACCACACTATTACAAAAAACAATAATGCTACTTTAACTGCAACTGTAGTTGAGCCATTAATTAAAAAATATGCTTGTGCTCATGTTTCACAAGGACAATTAGATTTACAAGGTAGTGTTTTAGATGGTATTTTAGATTATGGTGATAATACCTGTGATTATTTTGCTACTTACACACATTCAAATGGTGTAGTTTATGACATTGTGTTAAATTAAAAAAAGTAAAAATGAAAAAATCGATATTTTTATTGATGTTGATTTTAGGAATTTCAACATCATATGCACAAACAGACGAAAAAAATGACTTGCCAGAATATACTGGAGAAAATTTTAGTTTAGAAGGTGCATTAGCTTTATTTAAAAAATCAAATTCACTTGAAGAATTTGAGAAACTAATCAATTTAGAAAGCAATAATGTAAATAATCTCGACTTAAATAATGATGGTCAAACTGACTATATTGTAGTTCAAGATATCCAAGACCATGATACTCATGTTATCGTTTTGAGTACATTTCTAAACGAAAAAGAAAAACAAGATATTGCTACAATAGGTATTGAAAAAACGGGAAATGAAGAAGCAATTCTTCAAATTGAAGGTGATTCCGATTTATTTGCAGAAAACACCATAGTTGAACCTCTTGATGTAGAGGAAGAACTTGTGAAATCTAAAGGTGGACCAAATTTTCCTGAAATAACAACAAACCGAGTAATTGTTAATGTTTGGTTTTGGCCAAGTGTACGTTTTCTATACTCTCCAAGATATACAGTATGGATTTCGCCTTATCGATGGAACTATTACCCAAAATGGTGGAAACCATGGAGACCAATAAGATATAGTATTTTTTATAAAAATTGTGCTTCACATAGAGTATACTTTCATAAAACCAATACACGCAGGGTTACTGTTGCACGAAAAGTATATTTACCAAAAAGAAGCAAATCAACTTTAGTAATTCGAAACAAAAAAGGAACAACTATTGTTAAAAAAAACAACCGAAACAAAACT
It encodes the following:
- a CDS encoding DUF2721 domain-containing protein, giving the protein MTLSIETPALLFSATSLILLAYTNRFLTIAQIVRGLKKNYDDNHNKNILLEIKNLNLRLTLIRYMQLFGVMCLFLSVFAMLLLYIGQDSIGIYLFGASLLSLLISLGISFWEISISVNALRVHLKDLSDDIE